From Synergistaceae bacterium, one genomic window encodes:
- a CDS encoding TIGR02646 family protein — MIRINKNPEPGWLLKRKTHAISKGKGSLSYDDLFDQDRILLRKALIEEQGGLCCYCGRRINTGNSHNEHFRPQSSYPDLAVDYENIHASCIRETKPNDILHCGHAKKDKFDESCCMSPLEDDCEERFLYTLEGQILPKDKNDEKAKYMIELLKLNAGPILGRRKTVLAQVLPPDLLDNMSSDELQKLRSAYLERDENGCFQEFKQVLSRYIDQNMPAHAS, encoded by the coding sequence ATGATCCGGATTAACAAAAATCCGGAACCGGGTTGGCTTCTGAAGCGAAAAACACACGCAATCTCCAAGGGAAAAGGATCGCTTTCTTACGATGATCTTTTCGATCAAGATCGTATCCTTCTGCGAAAAGCACTGATCGAAGAACAAGGCGGCTTATGTTGCTATTGCGGCCGGCGAATCAATACCGGCAACAGCCACAACGAACATTTCAGGCCGCAATCTTCTTATCCTGACCTTGCGGTAGATTATGAAAATATCCATGCTTCCTGTATCAGGGAGACCAAACCCAACGATATTTTGCATTGCGGACACGCCAAGAAAGATAAATTCGATGAATCTTGCTGTATGTCTCCGCTTGAAGACGATTGTGAGGAGCGCTTTCTCTACACTCTCGAGGGACAAATTCTGCCAAAAGACAAAAATGACGAGAAAGCCAAGTACATGATAGAACTCCTGAAGCTAAACGCAGGCCCGATTCTTGGCAGACGCAAGACTGTATTGGCTCAGGTTTTGCCGCCGGATCTGCTGGACAATATGTCGAGTGATGAGCTTCAAAAACTGCGCTCGGCATATCTAGAGCGCGACGAGAACGGTTGTTTTCAAGAGTTCAAACAAGTATTGAGCCGATATATCGACCAAAATATGCCTGCGCACGCATCCTAG